One segment of Solanum lycopersicum chromosome 1, SLM_r2.1 DNA contains the following:
- the LOC101267652 gene encoding uncharacterized protein isoform X1 gives MATNTVSSDHPTTVSEQAEKEVLPEEVKTMEGESVPLTKENEDSPSPVVSSTEPVVKVEDTKCESTVIEEPDKNEEEKPKSVEVDDGEKPNAEESSQVITEEVKKDEKPITDDAAPAIVDEVEKSTVETPPSAIIEELKSNDEEEKQKVDEPQVLEIEEVKKAEEEQKPVADEPVPTVVEEVKKADEEEKLTTEEPPVTILEEVKKSDDEEKPKADEPIPTIVEVKTADEQPRIEEPPPTIIAEVKKSDEKEKPEADEPAPTIAEEVKKADEEEKPTIEEPPVTIIEDVKKSVEEEKPIADEPLPPTVEEEKEVDEPPSPLATTHDAEKPKAEELPSIPATSAESEEKTTDKEIEPPTVKEVKKQDETPALNVTTKDIPELTKESAPEPEAQIIPDQVADITKSEPEVQTEAGNVETLDKESKIEPEKQPATVDIVETSIEAVEENKEQIDLEASEQQKVLEAEVPKAEPKEEASEPAPIVEEKPTEATQKIEQEAAEAVTGNEEAIPVEKVKESPKGEPVVPESSKQVTSTTLETLMQKMDEESPTEVAADNVELVPEAKDAEAPPKEEVENVEREIKDVKTVGQDEKVEKSVATEELAEPEAKGVETSEVAEKAPEVVIGSRDTEQIAENGSSKEVTIPTIEGNEAAEVEKKVDENATAEPSVEDAQKLETETKDLKTAEGEKEVEETAKTEAPKDGEDKKTTEEVPVKTKQSNNLMSKVKQSLVKAKKAIIGKSPGSKSDTKNEVKTK, from the exons ATGGCTACTAATACTGTTTCATCAGATCATCCAACTACTGTCTCTGAG CAAGCTGAGAAGGAAGTGCTGCCTGAAGAGGTTAAGACTATGGAAGGAGAGAGTGTTCCCCTTACCAAGGAGAATGAAGATTCCCCAAGTCCAGTGGTTTCTTCTACTGAACCAGTGGTAAAAGTAGAGGACACAAAATGCGAATCAACAGTAATTGAAGAGCCAGACAAGAATGAGGAGGAAAAGCCAAAATCAGTGGAAGTTGACGACGGGGAGAAGCCAAATGCAGAGGAATCATCCCAAGTGATAACTGAAGAAGTGAAGAAAGATGAGAAGCCAATAACGGACGACGCTGCCCCAGCAATTGTTGATGAGGTAGAGAAGTCAACAGTTGAGACACCACCTTCAGCCATCATAGAGGAACTAAAGAGCaatgatgaagaagagaagCAAAAAGTTGATGAACCACAGGTCCTGGAAATTGAAGAGGTAAAGAAAGCTGAGGAGGAGCAGAAGCCTGTTGCTGATGAACCAGTTCCTACTGTAGTTGAAGAAGTAAAGAAAGCTGATGAGGAAGAGAAGCTGACAACAGAAGAACCACCAGTAACTATCCTTGAAGAGGTGAAGAAGAGTGATGACGAAGAGAAGCCTAAAGCTGATGAACCAATTCCAACAATAGTTGAAGTAAAGACAGCTGATGAGCAGCCAAGGATAGAGGAACCACCACCAACCATAATCGCAGAGGTAAAGAAAAGTGATGAGAAAGAGAAGCCTGAAGCTGATGAACCAGCTCCAACAATAGCGGAAGAAGTAAAGAAAGCTGATGAAGAAGAGAAGCCAACAATTGAGGAACCTCCAGTAACTATAATTGAAGATGTAAAGAAAAGCGTCGAGGAAGAAAAGCCAATAGCTGATGAACCACTGCCCCCAACAGTTGAAGAGGAGAAAGAAGTTGATGAACCACCTTCTCCACTAGCCACAACTCACGATGCAGAGAAGCCAAAAGCTGAGGAATTACCAAGCATACCTGCAACTTCAGCAGAATCAGAAGAAAAGACAACAGACAAGGAAATTGAGCCTCCTActgtcaaagaagttaagaaacAAGATGAGACACCTGCATTGAATGTCACTACCAAAGATATTCCTGAATTAACCAAGGAATCTGCCCCTGAGCCAGAAGCTCAGATTATTCCTGATCAAGTTGCTGATATTACCAAAAGTGAACCAGAGGTCCAAACAGAGGCTGGAAATGTTGAAACTCTAGACAAAGAATCCAAAATAGAGCCTGAGAAGCAGCCAGCTACAGTTGACATTGTGGAAACTTCAATTGAGGCTGTTGAGGAAAACAAGGAGCAAATAGACTTAGAGGCCAGTGAACAGCAAAAAGTTTTAGAGGCAGAAGTTCCAAAAGCAGAACCTAAGGAAGAAGCTTCAGAGCCAGCTCCCATTGTAGAGGAAAAGCCAACTGAAGCTACTCAAAAGATTGAGCAAGAAGCTGCCGAGGCTGTTACCGGAAATGAAGAAGCGATTCCAGTGGAAAAGGTAAAAGAGTCCCCAAAAGGGGAACCTGTTGTTCCAGAGAGCTCAAAACAAGTAACCTCAACTACTTTAGAAACTCTCATGCAGAAAATGGACGAGGAAAGTCCTACAGAAGTTGCTGCAGACAATGTGGAATTGGTTCCAGAGGCTAAAGATGCTGAAGCACCACCAAAAGAAGAGGTGGAAAATGTCGAAAGAGAAATAAAGGATGTGAAAACTGTTGGTCAAGATGAGAAGGTGGAGAAGAGTGTTGCAACTGAAGAATTAGCTGAACCAGAAGCAAAGGGAGTTGAAACATCTGAAGTTGCTGAAAAGGCTCCAGAAGTGGTGATTGGTTCTAGAGACACTGAACAAATTGCGGAAAATGGGAGCTCAAAGGAGGTCACAATTCCTACAATTGAAGGCAATGAAGCTGCAGAAGTTGAGAAGAAAGTGGATGAGAATGCTACTGCTGAACCATCAGTTGAAGACGCTCAGAAGTTGGAGACAGAGACTAAAGATCTGAAGACTGCTGAAGGTGAGAAAGAAGTTGAGGAGACAGCAAAAACAGAAGCTCCTAAGGATGGTGAAGACAAGAAAACTACAGAAGAAGTACCAGTAAAGACAAAGCAGTCAAATAACCTTATGTCCAAGGTGAAGCAGTCTCTTGTGAAGGCTAAGAAAGCAATCATTGGAAAGTCTCCCGGCTCTAAATCTGATACAAAGAATGAAGTTAAAACCAAATAA
- the LOC101267355 gene encoding transcription factor PIF3, translated as MPLSEFLKMAIGKPESGQQKISSTSNLSSFPENDLVELKWQNGQIVMQGQNSSAKKSTVPNNLPSSASGDRDKYTGNSSTSKIGKFGLMDSMLNDMSLTVPTGELDLIQEDEGVPWLGYPADDSLQQDYCAQLLPEISGVTANEQSGQSVFGLINKRGSSDKMIGDSHSVPVHNAVNFERRNTSKVSPSSRFSPLSSLPSQKGHASIPTLESGVSDVFSSKNSNTPLSVLGESNQSKASAGDAKSNRIQKQNMPGNRSNLLNFSHFSRPATLVKAAKLQSSTGGSNISGSPILEAKGKKGEEKVTIGDNHVSAAATENFLTSKKDNFPHYPTNGVSSQLESRPSGASFHDRSCQAEQSDNAFRDCSSNNDNTHDHFTSAKATKDIADGERNVEHGVACSSVCSGSSAERGSSDQPLNLKRKTRDNEEFECRSEDVEEESVGIKKPCAARGGTGSKRSRAAEVHNLSERRRRDRINEKMRALQELIPNCNKADKASMLDEAIEYLKTLQLQVQIMSVGAGLCVPPMMFPMQHMHGAQMPHFSPMSLGMGMGMGFGLGMLEMNGRSSGYPMYPMPSVQGGHFPSPPIPASTAYPGIAVSNRHVFAHPGQGLPMSIPRASLGPLAGQPSTGAAVPMNVAREGVPVEIRGAQPNLDSKTPVHKNSQIVQNAEASCPQNQTCSQVQATNEVLEKSAQKNDQLPDVIGSAANRLTNRTNVPGNEAGPSL; from the exons ATGCCTCTCTCTGAGTTTTTGAAGATGGCTATTGGGAAGCCTGAATCTGGCCAGCAGAAGATCTCATCTACCTCAAATCTGTCATCTTT TCCTGAGAATGACTTGGTTGAGCTTAAATGGCAAAATGGTCAGATTGTGATGCAAGGACAGAACAGTAGTGCTAAGAAAAGCACTGTTCCTAATAATCTTCCGTCGAGTGCCTCAGGGGATCGAGACAAGTACACGGGAAATTCATCAACCTCTAAGATTGGGAAGTTTGGTCTGATGGACTCCATGTTGAATGATATGTCATTAACTGTGCCAACTGGTGAATTAGATTTGATTCAAGAGGATGAAGGGGTGCCTTGGTTAGGATATCCAGCAGATGACAGTCTGCAACAAGATTATTGTGCTCAACTATTACCTGAAATATCTGGCGTGACGGCAAATGAACAGTCTGGACAGAGTGTATTTGGTTTAATAAATAAGAGAGGTAGTTCTGACAAGATGATTGGGGATTCACATAGTGTTCCTGTTCATAATGCTGTgaattttgagcgaagaaatacATCAAAGGTTTCTCCCTCTTCCAGATTTAGCCCATTAAGTTCATTGCCATCTCAGAAAGGTCATGCGTCGATACCTACCCTAGAATCAGGAGTTTCAGATGTCTTTAGCAGTAAAAATAGCAATACTCCACTATCTGTTTTGGGGGAATCAAATCAAAGTAAAGCTTCAGCTGGTGATGCTAAAAGCAATAGAATTCAAAAGCAAAACATGCCTGGAAATAGGTCCAATTTGTTGAACTTCTCACATTTCTCAAGACCTGCTACATTAGTTAAAGCAGCTAAGCTTCAAAGTAGTACTGGGGGTTCAAATATCTCAGGTTCACCTATTTTAGAAGCTAAgggaaaaaaaggagaagaaaaagtgACAATTGGTGACAATCATGTTAGTGCAGCAGCAACTGAAAACTTCTTAACTTctaagaaggataactttcccCACTATCCAACTAATGGGGTATCTTCCCAACTCGAGTCAAGACCATCTGGAGCCAGCTTTCATGATAGATCATGTCAGGCTGAACAGTCTGATAATGCATTCAGAGATTGTTCAAGTAACAATGACAACACCCATGATCATTTTACCAGTGCTAAGGCAACCAAGGATATTGCCGATGGTGAGAGAAATGTTGAACATGGGGTTGCTTGCTCATCTGTATGTTCTGGTAGCAGTGCAGAGAGAGGATCAAGTGATCAGCCTCTCAACCTAAAGAGAAAAACCCGAGATAATGAGGAGTTTGAGTGTCGAAGTGAA GATGTTGAAGAAGAATCTGTTGGTATAAAAAAACCTTGTGCTGCTCGAGGAGGTACAGGTTCAAAGAGAAGCCGAGCTGCAGAGGTGCATAATTTATCTGAGCGG AGGCGAAGGGATAGGATTAATGAGAAGATGCGTGCATTACAGGAACTTATACCCAACTGCAACAAG GCGGATAAAGCTTCGATGcttgatgaagctattgaatatTTGAAGACACTTCAACTGCAAGTACAG ATAATGTCTGTGGGAGCAGGGCTTTGCGTCCCGCCAATGATGTTCCCTATGCAGCACATGCATGGAGCCCAGATGCCACATTTCTCCCCAATGAGTTTAGGGATGGGTATGGGGATGGGATTTGGGTTGGGTATGCTTGAGATGAATGGTAGATCTTCTGGCTACCCCATGTATCCAATGCCCTCTGTGCAAGGAGGGCATTTTCCCTCACCTCCTATTCCTGCTTCCACCGCTTATCCAGGAATAGCTGTATCTAATCGTCACGTATTTGCACATCCTGGTCAAGGACTTCCAATGTCAATTCCTCGAGCATCTCTGGGTCCTTTGGCCGGGCAACCATCAACAGGTGCTGCTGTTCCTATGAATGTTGCAAGAGAAGGGGTTCCGGTGGAGATACGGGGTGCACAGCCGAATTTGGATTCCAAAACTCCAGTACACAAGAACTCACAGATAGTCCAAAATGCTGAAGCTAGCTGCCCACAGAATCAGACATGCAGTCAG GTACAAGCAACAAATGAGGTTCTGGAAAAATCAGCACAAAAAAATGACCAACTCCCTGATGTCATTGGTAGTGCAGCAAATAGGTTGACCAACCGAACAAATGTGCCCGGAAATGAAGCTG GTCCCAGTTTGTAG
- the LOC101267652 gene encoding uncharacterized protein isoform X2, whose amino-acid sequence MATNTVSSDHPTTVSEQAEKEVLPEEVKTMEGESVPLTKENEDSPSPVVSSTEPVVKVEDTKCESTVIEEPDKNEEEKPKSVEVDDGEKPNAEESSQVITEEVKKDEKPITDDAAPAIVDEVEKSTVETPPSAIIEELKSNDEEEKQKVDEPQVLEIEEVKKAEEEQKPVADEPVPTVVEEVKKADEEEKLTTEEPPVTILEEVKKSDDEEKPKADEPIPTIVEVKTADEQPRIEEPPPTIIAEVKKSDEKEKPEADEPAPTIAEEVKKADEEEKPTIEEPPVTIIEDVKKSVEEEKPIADEPLPPTVEEEKEVDEPPSPLATTHDAEKPKAEELPSIPATSAESEEKTTDKEIEPPTVKEVKKQDETPALNVTTKDIPELTKESAPEPEAQIIPDQVADITKSEPEVQTEAGNVETLDKESKIEPEKQPATVDIVETSIEAVEENKEQIDLEASEQQKVLEAEVPKAEPKEEASEPAPIVEEKPTEATQKIEQEAAEAVTGNEEAIPVEKKMDEESPTEVAADNVELVPEAKDAEAPPKEEVENVEREIKDVKTVGQDEKVEKSVATEELAEPEAKGVETSEVAEKAPEVVIGSRDTEQIAENGSSKEVTIPTIEGNEAAEVEKKVDENATAEPSVEDAQKLETETKDLKTAEGEKEVEETAKTEAPKDGEDKKTTEEVPVKTKQSNNLMSKVKQSLVKAKKAIIGKSPGSKSDTKNEVKTK is encoded by the exons ATGGCTACTAATACTGTTTCATCAGATCATCCAACTACTGTCTCTGAG CAAGCTGAGAAGGAAGTGCTGCCTGAAGAGGTTAAGACTATGGAAGGAGAGAGTGTTCCCCTTACCAAGGAGAATGAAGATTCCCCAAGTCCAGTGGTTTCTTCTACTGAACCAGTGGTAAAAGTAGAGGACACAAAATGCGAATCAACAGTAATTGAAGAGCCAGACAAGAATGAGGAGGAAAAGCCAAAATCAGTGGAAGTTGACGACGGGGAGAAGCCAAATGCAGAGGAATCATCCCAAGTGATAACTGAAGAAGTGAAGAAAGATGAGAAGCCAATAACGGACGACGCTGCCCCAGCAATTGTTGATGAGGTAGAGAAGTCAACAGTTGAGACACCACCTTCAGCCATCATAGAGGAACTAAAGAGCaatgatgaagaagagaagCAAAAAGTTGATGAACCACAGGTCCTGGAAATTGAAGAGGTAAAGAAAGCTGAGGAGGAGCAGAAGCCTGTTGCTGATGAACCAGTTCCTACTGTAGTTGAAGAAGTAAAGAAAGCTGATGAGGAAGAGAAGCTGACAACAGAAGAACCACCAGTAACTATCCTTGAAGAGGTGAAGAAGAGTGATGACGAAGAGAAGCCTAAAGCTGATGAACCAATTCCAACAATAGTTGAAGTAAAGACAGCTGATGAGCAGCCAAGGATAGAGGAACCACCACCAACCATAATCGCAGAGGTAAAGAAAAGTGATGAGAAAGAGAAGCCTGAAGCTGATGAACCAGCTCCAACAATAGCGGAAGAAGTAAAGAAAGCTGATGAAGAAGAGAAGCCAACAATTGAGGAACCTCCAGTAACTATAATTGAAGATGTAAAGAAAAGCGTCGAGGAAGAAAAGCCAATAGCTGATGAACCACTGCCCCCAACAGTTGAAGAGGAGAAAGAAGTTGATGAACCACCTTCTCCACTAGCCACAACTCACGATGCAGAGAAGCCAAAAGCTGAGGAATTACCAAGCATACCTGCAACTTCAGCAGAATCAGAAGAAAAGACAACAGACAAGGAAATTGAGCCTCCTActgtcaaagaagttaagaaacAAGATGAGACACCTGCATTGAATGTCACTACCAAAGATATTCCTGAATTAACCAAGGAATCTGCCCCTGAGCCAGAAGCTCAGATTATTCCTGATCAAGTTGCTGATATTACCAAAAGTGAACCAGAGGTCCAAACAGAGGCTGGAAATGTTGAAACTCTAGACAAAGAATCCAAAATAGAGCCTGAGAAGCAGCCAGCTACAGTTGACATTGTGGAAACTTCAATTGAGGCTGTTGAGGAAAACAAGGAGCAAATAGACTTAGAGGCCAGTGAACAGCAAAAAGTTTTAGAGGCAGAAGTTCCAAAAGCAGAACCTAAGGAAGAAGCTTCAGAGCCAGCTCCCATTGTAGAGGAAAAGCCAACTGAAGCTACTCAAAAGATTGAGCAAGAAGCTGCCGAGGCTGTTACCGGAAATGAAGAAGCGATTCCAGTGGAAAAG AAAATGGACGAGGAAAGTCCTACAGAAGTTGCTGCAGACAATGTGGAATTGGTTCCAGAGGCTAAAGATGCTGAAGCACCACCAAAAGAAGAGGTGGAAAATGTCGAAAGAGAAATAAAGGATGTGAAAACTGTTGGTCAAGATGAGAAGGTGGAGAAGAGTGTTGCAACTGAAGAATTAGCTGAACCAGAAGCAAAGGGAGTTGAAACATCTGAAGTTGCTGAAAAGGCTCCAGAAGTGGTGATTGGTTCTAGAGACACTGAACAAATTGCGGAAAATGGGAGCTCAAAGGAGGTCACAATTCCTACAATTGAAGGCAATGAAGCTGCAGAAGTTGAGAAGAAAGTGGATGAGAATGCTACTGCTGAACCATCAGTTGAAGACGCTCAGAAGTTGGAGACAGAGACTAAAGATCTGAAGACTGCTGAAGGTGAGAAAGAAGTTGAGGAGACAGCAAAAACAGAAGCTCCTAAGGATGGTGAAGACAAGAAAACTACAGAAGAAGTACCAGTAAAGACAAAGCAGTCAAATAACCTTATGTCCAAGGTGAAGCAGTCTCTTGTGAAGGCTAAGAAAGCAATCATTGGAAAGTCTCCCGGCTCTAAATCTGATACAAAGAATGAAGTTAAAACCAAATAA
- the LOC101267940 gene encoding probable carbohydrate esterase At4g34215 gives MLPYLLLLILAHAGWVTTADLGNYSLVKNIFILAGQSNISGRGGVINHSLRPGVVNESWDGVIPRECESNPSILRLSGGLKWVEAHEPLHKDIDVNNTCGIGPGMPFANTVLKKDPSIGVIGLVPCAVGGTSITEWAPGGFLYRSMIKRTKAATRGGGKIRALLWFQGESDTKTLEDAKMYKVRLERFFNHVRHDLGMPNLTVIQVGIATALGPYMELVREAQREINIGNLKYVDAKGLQIGPDYTHLTTAAQIQLGQMLADAFLRPN, from the exons ATGCTTCCTTATCTGTTATTGCTGATTTTAGCACACGCTGGTTGGGTAACGACAGCAGATCTAGGAAATTATTCACTAGTTAAAAACATATTCATTTTAGCAGGGCAGAGCAACATTTCCGGTCGAGGCGGAGTGATTAATCACTCACTCCGTCCCGGAGTAGTTAATGAGTCATGGGATGGTGTCATCCCACGTGAGTGCGAGTCCAACCCATCAATCCTCCGACTAAGTGGAGGACTTAAATGGGTTGAGGCTCATGAACCCCTTCATAAGGACATAGATGTGAACAACACTTGTGGGATTGGTCCAGGGATGCCATTTGCCAATACTGTTTTGAAAAAAGATCCAAGTATTGGAGTAATTGGGTTGGTTCCTTGTGCTGTTGGAGGAACGAGTATTACTGAATGGGCTCCAGGCGGCTTCCTTTACAGGAGTATGATAAAGAGGACAAAAGCGGCCACTCGAGGCGGCGGAAAGATCAGGGCATTGTTGTGGTTCCAAGGTGAGAGTGATACAAAGACACTTGAAGATGCCAAAATGTATAAGGTCAGATTGGAGAGATTCTTCAACCATGTGCGCCACGATCTGGGAATGCCTAACTTAACTGTGATTCAG GTGGGAATTGCAACAGCACTAGGGCCATACATGGAGCTGGTGAGGGAAGCTCAGCGTGAGATAAATATTGGGAATTTGAAATATGTGGATGCCAAAGGCCTGCAGATCGGACCAGATTACACGCACCTTACTACTGCTGCACAAATTCAGCTTGGACAGATGCTCGCTGATGCCTTCCTCCGCCCCAATTAG